The Verrucomicrobium spinosum DSM 4136 = JCM 18804 genome includes a region encoding these proteins:
- a CDS encoding efflux RND transporter periplasmic adaptor subunit translates to MKFLRVVSPLLILGGCAWGGWWLYTSRPAPKVSVAEPVLVKVQGRILKKSTFPVQVRSQGTVMPRTQSTLLPEVSAKIVEVSPSFRAGAFFEKDEVLLKLDPVDYETAVVVAKGSLAQMEALLAEEKAKAEQALENWKALGRTGEPSPLVLRQPQLARAEADVASSKAQVMKAERDLARTVVRAPYAGQVLQQSVDVGQLVTPGTQLAKVFAVDYVEIRLPLPEREMRFLKLPERYRGSGAAEVADTESVPVRLRASLNGKPVMWQGRLMRVEGSLDAETRQIIAIAQVDDPYARRADGVPPLKIGQFVEAEIRGEVLTDVYVIPRVAVRAGNEIILISPENRLRRMTVEPLAADEKGIVISANSPKAPQEGEVLCVTPIPFPADGARVLPTLDGEALREGELGETGKERRGAGAS, encoded by the coding sequence ATGAAGTTCCTGCGTGTCGTTTCGCCTTTGTTGATCCTTGGAGGTTGTGCCTGGGGAGGATGGTGGTTGTACACCTCCCGCCCTGCGCCAAAGGTGAGCGTGGCTGAGCCAGTCCTGGTGAAGGTGCAGGGGCGAATTCTGAAGAAGTCCACTTTCCCTGTGCAGGTCCGATCCCAGGGGACGGTCATGCCCCGCACCCAGAGCACGCTGCTGCCAGAAGTGAGTGCGAAGATTGTGGAAGTCAGCCCGTCGTTTCGCGCCGGGGCCTTCTTCGAAAAAGACGAGGTCCTGCTCAAGCTGGATCCGGTGGATTACGAAACGGCCGTGGTGGTGGCGAAAGGCTCGCTGGCTCAAATGGAAGCCTTGCTGGCAGAGGAGAAAGCGAAGGCAGAACAGGCGCTGGAAAACTGGAAGGCACTGGGCCGCACGGGAGAACCCAGCCCACTGGTTCTGAGGCAGCCGCAACTGGCCCGTGCCGAGGCCGATGTGGCTTCGTCCAAGGCCCAGGTGATGAAGGCAGAGCGTGATCTGGCCCGCACCGTGGTGCGGGCACCGTATGCCGGGCAGGTCTTGCAGCAGAGTGTGGATGTGGGGCAGCTCGTCACTCCCGGCACCCAGTTGGCCAAAGTCTTTGCCGTGGACTATGTGGAGATCCGCCTGCCGTTGCCGGAGCGGGAGATGCGTTTCCTAAAACTCCCGGAGCGCTATCGCGGCAGTGGGGCCGCCGAGGTGGCAGACACTGAAAGTGTGCCAGTCCGCTTGCGTGCGTCATTGAATGGGAAACCGGTCATGTGGCAGGGTCGATTGATGCGGGTGGAGGGCTCCCTGGACGCAGAGACCCGGCAGATCATCGCCATCGCCCAGGTGGATGATCCGTATGCCCGGCGAGCCGACGGCGTGCCGCCGCTGAAGATTGGCCAGTTTGTGGAAGCAGAGATCCGGGGCGAGGTGCTGACGGATGTGTATGTCATCCCCCGGGTGGCCGTGCGGGCTGGAAATGAAATCATCCTCATCTCCCCGGAGAATCGCCTGCGCCGCATGACGGTGGAGCCCCTCGCCGCAGATGAAAAAGGCATCGTGATTTCAGCGAACTCGCCGAAGGCTCCCCAGGAGGGGGAGGTCTTGTGTGTCACGCCGATTCCCTTTCCGGCAGACGGAGCCAGGGTGCTGCCGACCTTGGATGGGGAGGCTCTCCGGGAGGGAGAGCTGGGGGAGACAGGGAAGGAGCGACGCGGCGCGGGTGCGTCATGA
- the waaF gene encoding lipopolysaccharide heptosyltransferase II codes for MASKKPSGDQVITRMGQYLMYLLVRGVEAVLSVLPLTFCARLGQFLGGLAHAFFGGPRRLALRNLEIAFGREKDLDWRKAAARKHFRSLGANFLCSLKFQVMSEAEIVKRVTIEGTEHAQAVAASGKPLLYAICHLGCWELLTNIPSLFCYGRKPATIYQPLSNPYLESHLRRRREKLGYVLFSRNDGFGAPIKHLREGSSAIGVLVDQHAGDKGIWCPFFDRLASTSSLAALMALRCDAPLLPMAVYNDGLARWKLVIYPPVSSGEKKATAEGLTSMLNIAVEVLVRRAPADWFWVHNRWKTPKPDFLLSKYRRGIVLPKGYDGSRLQPFNLLVRSPNWLGDACMAMPAIRALKQGRPDMRLTIFCQANLKELWSAVPEVDAVVTKAKKEGISSVARRIRESGYYDVAVLFTNSTRSTLELKQAGIPRLVGYHGSLRSRMLHQVCPEPVSYKPPEHHAYRYLRLAKFCGAKTDDPGLFSPTVPPTGAAGEGTIRVGICAGAEYGQAKRWPMDRFAGVAAAVSVQWPEVEWQLFGAPGEKAMGETLSQMLGNVRHRNRVGATTLTELIAELRACRLLVTNDTGTMHLAAALGVPTVSIFGSTEPVLTGPLGDRHRIVRHHVPCSPCFKRECPFGHYDCMTGVTAEQVARLVGEELGKGLVLA; via the coding sequence ATGGCGAGCAAAAAGCCTTCTGGCGACCAAGTGATCACCCGTATGGGGCAGTACCTGATGTACCTGTTGGTACGCGGGGTGGAGGCTGTGTTGAGTGTGCTGCCGCTGACCTTCTGCGCCCGGCTCGGGCAGTTCCTGGGCGGGCTGGCACATGCCTTTTTCGGCGGCCCTCGTCGGCTGGCGCTGAGGAACCTGGAAATCGCGTTTGGCCGGGAAAAGGACCTCGACTGGCGGAAGGCGGCGGCGCGGAAGCACTTCCGGAGCCTGGGGGCGAACTTCCTGTGCAGCCTGAAGTTCCAGGTGATGTCCGAGGCGGAGATCGTGAAACGGGTCACGATCGAGGGCACGGAGCATGCCCAAGCCGTGGCGGCATCCGGCAAGCCGCTGCTCTACGCCATCTGCCACCTCGGGTGCTGGGAGCTGCTCACGAATATTCCCTCCCTGTTCTGCTACGGGCGGAAGCCAGCAACCATCTACCAGCCCCTGAGCAATCCGTATCTGGAGTCGCATTTGCGCCGCCGCCGGGAGAAGCTGGGTTACGTGCTCTTCAGCCGGAACGACGGTTTCGGGGCTCCCATCAAGCATCTCCGTGAGGGGAGCAGCGCGATTGGTGTGCTCGTGGACCAGCACGCGGGGGACAAGGGCATCTGGTGCCCGTTCTTTGACCGGCTGGCCTCCACCTCCAGCCTGGCTGCCCTGATGGCCCTGCGTTGTGATGCGCCTCTGCTGCCGATGGCGGTGTACAACGACGGCCTGGCGCGCTGGAAACTCGTCATCTACCCGCCCGTGAGCAGCGGGGAGAAGAAAGCCACGGCGGAGGGGCTGACCTCCATGCTCAACATTGCCGTGGAGGTGCTGGTGCGCCGTGCTCCTGCTGACTGGTTCTGGGTGCACAACCGCTGGAAGACACCCAAGCCGGACTTCCTGCTCTCCAAGTACCGCCGCGGCATCGTCCTGCCCAAGGGGTATGATGGGAGCCGCCTGCAACCCTTTAACCTCCTGGTCCGTTCACCCAACTGGCTGGGGGATGCGTGTATGGCCATGCCTGCGATCCGGGCGCTCAAGCAGGGGCGGCCGGACATGCGGCTGACGATCTTCTGCCAGGCCAATCTAAAGGAACTCTGGAGCGCGGTGCCGGAGGTGGATGCGGTGGTCACCAAGGCCAAGAAAGAAGGCATCAGCAGTGTGGCCCGACGCATCCGTGAGTCGGGCTACTATGATGTTGCGGTACTCTTCACTAACTCCACCCGCTCCACCCTGGAGTTGAAGCAGGCCGGCATCCCTCGCCTGGTGGGGTATCACGGCTCTCTCCGGTCCCGGATGCTGCATCAGGTGTGTCCAGAACCGGTGTCCTACAAGCCGCCGGAGCATCACGCCTACCGCTACCTGCGTCTGGCCAAGTTCTGCGGGGCCAAGACGGACGACCCCGGCCTGTTTTCACCCACGGTGCCGCCCACCGGCGCTGCGGGGGAGGGCACCATCAGGGTGGGCATCTGTGCGGGGGCCGAGTACGGCCAGGCCAAGCGCTGGCCCATGGACCGCTTCGCCGGGGTGGCCGCCGCTGTCTCCGTGCAGTGGCCAGAGGTGGAGTGGCAGCTCTTTGGCGCTCCGGGGGAGAAGGCCATGGGGGAGACCTTGAGTCAGATGTTGGGCAATGTGCGCCACCGCAATCGCGTGGGAGCCACCACCCTGACCGAGCTCATTGCGGAGCTTCGCGCCTGCCGGCTGCTAGTGACCAATGACACCGGCACCATGCACCTGGCTGCCGCCTTGGGCGTGCCCACCGTCAGCATCTTTGGCTCCACAGAGCCCGTGCTCACCGGACCTCTGGGCGACCGCCACCGCATTGTGCGCCATCACGTGCCCTGCAGCCCCTGCTTCAAGCGCGAGTGCCCCTTTGGCCACTATGACTGCATGACGGGCGTCACAGCGGAGCAGGTGGCGCGACTGGTGGGTGAGGAACTGGGGAAAGGGTTGGTCCTGGCATAG
- a CDS encoding sulfite exporter TauE/SafE family protein has protein sequence MAWLELSNAASLNVLLLTGAVFVLAGVVKGVIGLGLPTVAVALLALVMSPAEAAALLVVPSFVTNVWQIWPWGTLGPMLKRLGGMQIGIVAGSLLGAWILGAPAGKWAMVGLGTALIGYAGWALTGARMTVRSEWERWLGPLIGGSTGFVTAATGVFVIPAVPYLQALGLKKDELIQGMGISFTVSTVVLALGLVMNGSYPTAVLGSSALMLVPALIGMYAGTFLRSRLSPAKFRICFLAGLIALGVHLVVGK, from the coding sequence ATGGCCTGGCTGGAACTCTCGAATGCCGCATCACTTAACGTGTTGCTCCTCACTGGGGCGGTATTTGTGCTGGCGGGGGTGGTGAAGGGCGTGATCGGGCTGGGGTTGCCCACGGTGGCGGTGGCCTTGCTGGCGCTGGTGATGAGTCCGGCGGAGGCGGCAGCGCTGCTGGTGGTGCCTTCGTTTGTGACGAATGTCTGGCAGATCTGGCCGTGGGGGACGCTGGGGCCGATGTTGAAGCGGCTGGGCGGCATGCAGATCGGGATTGTGGCGGGCAGTTTGCTCGGGGCGTGGATTCTAGGGGCTCCGGCGGGGAAGTGGGCGATGGTGGGGCTGGGCACGGCGCTCATCGGCTACGCGGGCTGGGCGCTCACGGGCGCTCGCATGACGGTGCGTTCTGAATGGGAGCGCTGGCTGGGACCGCTGATTGGGGGTAGCACGGGATTCGTCACCGCCGCGACCGGCGTGTTTGTCATCCCGGCCGTGCCGTATCTTCAGGCGCTGGGGTTGAAGAAGGACGAGCTGATCCAGGGCATGGGCATCTCCTTCACCGTATCCACCGTGGTGCTGGCGCTGGGGCTGGTGATGAACGGGAGCTACCCTACGGCGGTGCTCGGCAGCTCTGCGCTCATGCTCGTGCCCGCCCTCATCGGCATGTATGCGGGCACTTTCCTCCGGTCCCGTCTGTCGCCGGCGAAGTTCCGTATTTGTTTCCTCGCAGGGCTGATCGCCCTGGGTGTCCACCTTGTGGTGGGGAAGTGA
- the lysS gene encoding lysine--tRNA ligase, whose product MQGQEHSESELLQIRRDKLNTMVARGIDPFGGRFDTTHQPGALRRDFQPDLEVKVAGRVTARRTMGKAVFFDLSDITGRIQCYVNKKEIGDEAFELLTELVDIGDWLGVSGKTFVTKTGEPSVHTETLQVMSKALRPLPDKWHGVTDREIKYRQRYLDLISNERSRDTFVQRSLMVAEIRRFLQDRGFLEVETPMMQDVPGGAAATPFETFFKALNMAMYLRIAPELFLKRLLVGGFTKIFELNRNFRNEGLSRRHNPEFTMLEAYWAFSDFEQMADLVESMVCHLAEKFCGGLLIEHKDDEGNVTRTINLQRPWRRAPYKELIKGVAGEGWFELSLDDKKAKCAELGVEVSGGMVDYEVSQQVFEKLIEEKSFDPLFVTHVPAELVPLAKQNKADGSVVDVYELVINGQEISPGYSELNDPIVQRERLEHQAGEETQKVDEEFLLALEYGMPSAGGIGIGIDRLVMMLTGAESIRDVVLFPQLKKR is encoded by the coding sequence ATGCAAGGACAAGAACATTCCGAATCCGAACTGCTGCAAATCCGCCGCGACAAGCTGAACACCATGGTCGCGCGCGGCATTGACCCGTTCGGCGGACGCTTTGACACGACTCATCAGCCAGGCGCGCTGCGCCGAGATTTCCAGCCGGATCTGGAGGTGAAGGTGGCCGGGCGTGTGACGGCCCGCCGGACCATGGGCAAGGCGGTGTTCTTTGACCTGTCCGACATCACGGGCCGCATCCAGTGCTACGTGAACAAGAAGGAGATCGGCGACGAGGCGTTTGAACTTCTGACTGAGCTCGTGGACATCGGCGACTGGCTGGGCGTTTCCGGCAAGACCTTCGTGACGAAGACGGGTGAGCCCTCTGTGCACACCGAGACCCTCCAGGTGATGAGCAAGGCCCTGCGTCCGCTGCCCGACAAGTGGCACGGCGTGACGGACCGCGAGATCAAGTATCGCCAGCGTTATCTGGACCTCATCAGCAACGAGCGCAGCCGCGACACCTTCGTGCAGCGCAGCCTCATGGTGGCGGAGATCCGCCGCTTCCTGCAGGATCGCGGATTCCTGGAAGTGGAGACGCCGATGATGCAGGACGTTCCCGGTGGGGCCGCCGCCACGCCGTTCGAGACCTTCTTCAAGGCGCTGAACATGGCGATGTATCTCCGCATCGCGCCGGAGCTCTTCCTCAAGCGTCTCCTGGTGGGTGGGTTCACGAAGATCTTCGAACTCAACCGCAACTTCCGCAACGAGGGCCTGAGCCGTCGTCACAACCCCGAGTTCACCATGCTGGAGGCCTACTGGGCCTTCTCCGACTTCGAGCAGATGGCGGACCTCGTGGAGAGCATGGTCTGCCACCTGGCGGAGAAGTTTTGCGGTGGCCTCCTCATCGAGCACAAGGATGACGAAGGCAACGTGACCCGCACCATCAACCTCCAGCGCCCCTGGCGTCGTGCTCCCTACAAGGAGCTGATCAAGGGCGTGGCCGGAGAGGGCTGGTTCGAGCTGTCACTGGACGACAAGAAGGCGAAGTGCGCCGAGCTGGGCGTCGAGGTGAGCGGCGGCATGGTGGACTACGAAGTGAGCCAGCAGGTGTTTGAAAAGCTGATCGAGGAGAAGAGCTTCGACCCGCTCTTCGTCACGCATGTGCCTGCGGAACTGGTGCCCCTGGCCAAGCAGAACAAGGCCGATGGCAGCGTGGTGGACGTGTACGAACTGGTCATCAACGGCCAGGAAATCTCCCCCGGCTACAGCGAGCTCAACGACCCCATCGTGCAGCGCGAGCGCCTGGAACACCAGGCGGGCGAGGAAACTCAGAAGGTGGATGAGGAGTTCCTCCTCGCTCTCGAATACGGCATGCCCTCCGCTGGCGGCATCGGCATCGGCATTGACCGCCTGGTCATGATGTTGACGGGTGCGGAGAGCATCCGTGATGTGGTGCTGTTCCCGCAGTTGAAGAAGCGGTAG
- a CDS encoding metallophosphoesterase, whose product MWLDSRGALWHPGSRWLAEADLHYGYQLTMRRAGGLFPQWGMGDIRTRLQALIRHYQPEKLILAGDIMDSSGSAEETLTLLAALQPQVPHLICLEGNHERPALLKRWTFHRWHREDGDYLFHHGHNPQEVLDCPKATADAALQITGHWHPAVTLNDGAGTSMKLPALIQQKSPKRRSQSSNTPLDHWILPAFSPWARGGRLPAPGEKVRQEIWACHQRRVFAVG is encoded by the coding sequence GTGTGGCTGGACAGTCGCGGGGCGCTGTGGCATCCCGGTAGTCGCTGGCTGGCCGAGGCGGACCTCCACTATGGCTATCAGCTGACCATGCGCCGGGCGGGTGGCCTCTTTCCCCAGTGGGGCATGGGCGACATCCGCACCCGGTTGCAGGCTCTGATCCGCCACTATCAGCCAGAGAAACTCATCTTGGCCGGCGACATCATGGACAGCAGCGGCTCTGCGGAAGAGACCCTCACCCTGCTCGCCGCCCTCCAGCCTCAGGTGCCCCACTTGATCTGCCTGGAGGGCAATCACGAGCGTCCCGCCCTGCTCAAACGCTGGACATTCCATCGCTGGCATCGCGAAGACGGCGACTACCTCTTCCACCACGGCCACAACCCGCAAGAGGTCCTCGACTGCCCCAAAGCCACCGCCGACGCCGCCCTTCAAATCACCGGCCACTGGCACCCCGCCGTGACCCTCAATGACGGTGCCGGCACCTCCATGAAGCTGCCCGCCCTCATCCAGCAAAAATCCCCCAAGCGCCGCTCCCAGAGCTCCAACACGCCGCTCGATCACTGGATCCTCCCCGCCTTCTCCCCCTGGGCCCGTGGCGGCCGCCTGCCTGCTCCCGGGGAAAAAGTGCGCCAGGAAATCTGGGCCTGCCATCAGCGGCGGGTTTTTGCCGTGGGGTGA
- a CDS encoding tetratricopeptide repeat protein — protein MKILRFALLGAAALLVGVLPLHAQSGGVGDDFDPAALQQLAERGNADAQFELGIRYLGGEGMPKDEKKAAEWLTRAAEKEKLEAMNALGTMNEEGVGFPKDEKKAFEWYEKAAKYGLALAQQNLSQCYELGKGVEKNQAEANKWLKRAADQDFAPSQAMYAFKLERGLGIDKNTREAAEWYLKAAQNGLIRAMTHLAYLYYTGTGVPLDYRRAEAWYRRAARSDDPWARNDLAWFLAVCPDDSFHDGDSAVEFARNAVEKLSGKQYEMIDTLAAALARSGKFGEAVQTQMKAIVMLDGDKDGEIKPEEKAKLEQELSERLKTYKKQSPFTEKDPTPETGAKPLVEDRILQEEAVPRRRAKPAPKKDQDNEDKPVVIS, from the coding sequence ATGAAAATCCTTCGCTTCGCGCTTCTGGGCGCGGCCGCTCTGCTGGTGGGTGTTCTGCCTTTGCATGCACAAAGTGGAGGTGTGGGGGACGACTTTGATCCGGCCGCGCTGCAGCAGCTGGCGGAGCGAGGCAATGCCGACGCCCAGTTTGAGCTGGGCATCCGCTATCTCGGAGGAGAAGGCATGCCAAAGGATGAGAAAAAAGCTGCCGAATGGCTGACCCGTGCGGCGGAGAAGGAGAAGCTGGAGGCGATGAATGCCCTGGGGACCATGAACGAAGAGGGCGTGGGCTTCCCGAAGGATGAGAAGAAGGCCTTCGAGTGGTATGAAAAAGCCGCCAAGTACGGCTTGGCCCTGGCACAGCAGAATCTCTCCCAGTGCTACGAGCTGGGCAAGGGCGTGGAGAAGAATCAGGCTGAGGCCAACAAGTGGCTGAAGCGGGCGGCGGATCAGGACTTTGCCCCCTCCCAGGCGATGTACGCCTTCAAGCTGGAGCGCGGGCTGGGGATCGACAAGAACACCCGCGAAGCCGCGGAGTGGTACCTGAAGGCCGCGCAGAACGGCCTGATCCGGGCCATGACGCATCTGGCCTACCTCTACTACACCGGCACGGGCGTGCCGCTGGACTATCGCCGTGCGGAGGCCTGGTACCGCCGGGCCGCGCGCTCGGATGATCCTTGGGCCCGCAATGACCTGGCGTGGTTCCTGGCGGTGTGCCCGGACGACAGCTTTCATGATGGCGACAGCGCTGTGGAATTTGCGCGGAATGCCGTGGAAAAACTCAGTGGCAAGCAGTATGAGATGATCGACACCCTGGCGGCCGCCCTGGCGCGCAGTGGCAAATTCGGCGAAGCCGTGCAGACCCAGATGAAGGCCATCGTGATGCTGGATGGCGACAAGGACGGTGAAATCAAGCCTGAGGAGAAGGCCAAGCTGGAGCAGGAGCTCAGCGAGCGTCTGAAGACGTACAAGAAGCAGTCACCCTTCACCGAGAAAGATCCTACTCCCGAGACCGGTGCCAAGCCCTTGGTGGAAGACCGTATCCTGCAGGAGGAAGCCGTGCCGCGCCGCCGTGCGAAGCCCGCGCCGAAGAAGGATCAGGACAACGAGGATAAACCGGTCGTCATTAGCTGA
- a CDS encoding LysR family transcriptional regulator, translating into MELRHLRYFQAVAEELSFSKAAEKLHIAQPALSRTVKELEDDLGAELLQRTKRSVKLTPAGAVLLHEAGILLGLCEEAIRKVHRTVKGQEGELRLGFIGPPTQPFLSRLLKEYRRRHPRVTVILEERTPERVWEMVSKDRIDVGLTRPVAASDRIPLQTLLLRRESLSVVVPRSHPLASETKVTWKMLEGLPLIVLARREGVGLYDRIMIGCHRAGFSPKLTLTPSIVGTVVTYVEAGAGIGVVPESVDTLTRSPDLIFKPLHPIVSVDLVMVWNKGGANPAAEAFRELVSEWVSADTLMPLAQ; encoded by the coding sequence ATGGAACTCCGGCATCTGCGCTATTTCCAGGCCGTGGCCGAGGAACTCAGCTTCTCCAAGGCCGCGGAGAAGCTCCACATCGCCCAGCCTGCCCTGAGCCGCACGGTCAAGGAGTTGGAGGATGACCTCGGGGCCGAGCTCCTCCAGCGCACGAAGCGCAGCGTGAAACTCACCCCCGCCGGGGCCGTGCTCCTGCATGAGGCGGGCATCCTGCTGGGCCTGTGTGAAGAGGCCATCCGCAAGGTCCACCGCACCGTGAAAGGCCAGGAAGGCGAGCTCCGCCTCGGCTTCATCGGACCGCCCACCCAGCCCTTCCTCTCCCGACTCCTCAAGGAGTACCGCCGCCGCCATCCCCGCGTGACCGTCATCTTAGAGGAGCGCACCCCTGAGCGCGTCTGGGAGATGGTCTCCAAGGACCGCATCGACGTCGGCCTCACCCGCCCCGTCGCCGCCAGCGACCGCATCCCCCTCCAGACCCTTCTCCTGCGTCGCGAGTCTCTCTCCGTCGTCGTGCCCCGCAGCCACCCCCTCGCCAGCGAGACCAAGGTCACCTGGAAAATGCTGGAAGGCCTTCCCCTCATCGTCCTCGCCCGCCGCGAAGGCGTCGGCCTGTACGACCGCATCATGATTGGGTGTCACCGCGCCGGGTTCTCCCCCAAGCTCACCCTCACCCCCAGCATCGTCGGTACTGTCGTCACCTACGTGGAGGCCGGTGCCGGCATCGGCGTCGTGCCCGAAAGCGTCGACACCCTCACCCGCAGCCCCGACCTCATCTTCAAACCCCTCCACCCCATCGTCTCCGTTGACCTCGTCATGGTCTGGAACAAGGGGGGCGCCAATCCGGCGGCGGAGGCGTTTAGGGAGCTTGTTTCTGAATGGGTTTCTGCGGACACGCTTATGCCGCTCGCTCAGTAG